One part of the Bradyrhizobium sp. CB1650 genome encodes these proteins:
- a CDS encoding ABC transporter permease: MGESYAAVMPANAYNWIAVWRRNCLAWRKVAPASVLGSLADPLTNLFGLGLGLGVIVGSVEGTSYIAFLAAGVVATSAMTSATFETLYATFARMDMSRTWEAILSTQLTLGDIVLGELVWAASKSVLAGTAIGAVAATLGYASWPSIFYAMPAVALTGLVFASLAMVVISLAPSYEYFVFYQTLVLTPMMFLCGAVFPMNQLPSSFQHFAGLLPLAHSVDLIRPVMLERGAGDAALHVAALCMYAVFPFFVSTALLRRRLLR, encoded by the coding sequence ATGGGTGAAAGCTATGCGGCGGTGATGCCGGCTAACGCGTACAACTGGATCGCAGTGTGGCGCCGAAATTGTCTTGCGTGGCGGAAAGTGGCTCCTGCGTCGGTGCTCGGCAGCCTCGCAGATCCTCTAACCAATCTATTTGGCCTGGGCCTTGGCCTTGGCGTAATCGTGGGAAGCGTCGAGGGTACCTCGTACATCGCGTTTCTGGCGGCTGGCGTGGTCGCGACCAGCGCGATGACTTCCGCGACCTTCGAAACCCTCTATGCGACTTTTGCGCGCATGGACATGAGCCGCACCTGGGAGGCGATCCTGTCCACGCAGCTCACGCTTGGCGATATCGTGTTAGGTGAGCTGGTCTGGGCGGCCAGCAAGTCCGTTCTCGCCGGAACAGCAATCGGCGCTGTCGCTGCCACGCTTGGTTATGCCTCCTGGCCGTCCATCTTCTATGCGATGCCAGCTGTCGCACTTACCGGCCTTGTCTTCGCCAGCCTGGCGATGGTCGTCATATCTCTCGCACCAAGCTACGAGTACTTCGTGTTCTACCAGACGCTTGTGCTAACGCCCATGATGTTTTTGTGTGGCGCGGTCTTTCCGATGAACCAATTGCCGAGCTCGTTTCAGCACTTCGCCGGCTTGTTGCCCCTCGCACATTCGGTCGACCTCATTCGACCTGTGATGCTTGAGCGCGGCGCCGGCGACGCTGCTCTGCATGTCGCCGCGCTGTGCATGTACGCTGTATTTCCCTTCTTCGTGTCGACGGCACTACTTCGGCGTCGCCTGCTCCGTTGA
- the nodI gene encoding nodulation factor ABC transporter ATP-binding protein NodI — protein sequence MNMSTVAIDLAGVSKSFGGKLIVNELSLSVARGECFGLLGPNGAGKSTTARMLLGMISPDAGKITVLNEPVPARARVARVRIGVVPQFDNLELGFTVKENLLVFGRYFGMSARKIEAVAPSLLEFARLESKADVRVAELSGGMKRRLTLARALINDPHLLVMDEPTTGLDPHARHLIWERLRVLLARGKTILLTTHFMEEAERLCDRLCVLEGGRKIAEGKPDALINEHIGCDVIEIYGGDPHELSELIRPHARNLEVSGETLFCYAAHPEEVRAQLRGRAGLRILQRPPNLEDVFLQLTGREMEK from the coding sequence GTGAACATGTCCACCGTAGCAATCGACCTTGCCGGGGTAAGTAAGTCATTTGGCGGCAAGCTCATCGTCAATGAGCTGTCGCTGTCGGTTGCGCGCGGAGAATGCTTTGGCCTGCTCGGGCCGAATGGAGCTGGCAAGAGCACGACTGCACGTATGCTTCTCGGCATGATCTCGCCGGACGCAGGCAAGATTACGGTCCTGAATGAGCCTGTACCTGCACGTGCTCGGGTAGCACGTGTGCGCATTGGCGTGGTGCCGCAGTTCGACAACCTCGAACTAGGATTCACCGTAAAAGAGAACCTGCTGGTGTTTGGCCGCTACTTCGGCATGAGCGCTCGCAAGATCGAGGCGGTCGCTCCCTCGCTGCTCGAGTTTGCGCGCCTCGAAAGCAAGGCGGATGTGCGTGTCGCCGAGCTGTCCGGCGGTATGAAACGGCGGCTGACGCTGGCGCGCGCCCTGATAAATGACCCACACCTGCTCGTGATGGACGAGCCGACGACCGGTCTCGACCCACATGCACGTCACCTGATCTGGGAACGCCTGCGAGTTCTGCTTGCGCGTGGCAAGACGATTCTCTTGACCACGCACTTCATGGAAGAGGCCGAGCGCCTATGCGATCGGCTGTGTGTGCTTGAGGGGGGTCGCAAGATCGCCGAAGGCAAGCCCGACGCCTTGATTAACGAGCATATCGGCTGCGATGTGATCGAGATCTATGGTGGTGATCCACACGAGCTCAGTGAGCTGATCAGGCCTCATGCGCGAAACCTCGAAGTGAGTGGAGAGACGCTGTTTTGTTATGCGGCACATCCGGAGGAGGTACGCGCGCAACTGCGCGGGCGAGCGGGTCTTCGCATTCTGCAGCGCCCGCCGAATCTCGAAGACGTGTTCTTGCAGCTGACCGGGCGCGAGATGGAGAAATGA